From Fragaria vesca subsp. vesca unplaced genomic scaffold, FraVesHawaii_1.0 scf0513139, whole genome shotgun sequence:
CCACTCAATTCTATACTCCCCCTAAGAGTATGTATAAGAGAAAGCGAAAAATTGTTTGTATCTGATAAACACTCTTATAGAAAAGGACTGCACACACAAGCTTAAGGAAAATGACCATTCAATGTGCATCCTTGATTTTTGAAGTCAGTTTAAGCATAAACTCAGAAGGTGACACATTATAACACACAAACAGACcttgatcaaacaaaagcaaatcacATAGGTTTGTGATAGTGACAAGTCCCAATGGTCTCTATTTCATTTGCAACACTTCAGAGTGAAAATGTAAGTGAGATAATGACACATGGTGCTTGTTACTTGAGGGCATTAACTGAGCATTCGTTGTTAAATGGAGCCATGAAATACTGGGATATCAACTGGTCCTGCCATCCTTATCTCTCcagaatttgattttaaagTCCAGAGGCTACTTTTATCCATGAATTTATTTGTTCCAACATTAATATCACAGCCTCAACTGAGAAATCAACCTCATAGGTTCAAGTAGCAGAGAATGTGTCATTGCTTCACAAGATCAGTTGACCTTGGACAATTGTGTAACAAGGACACTCATATGGACCCATCATTCGAACCCATCGAAGGATAGAATACATCTCAGAAATCCCCACTGTATATCCAAAAGAGTGGAGGATTAGCTAGTTTCAAGAAGTCATTTGTGattgtcattttgttttttttttaacatgttCCAACTAGACTTCCTAATTCTAAACCAATCTCGTTTCTTCCCACCCTTATATCGTTCATCACGACCAAGGAATGTGTACTTTGAGATTAGCCTAGATCATTGAGTTCTTTGAACCTCAATCTTCAAACTAACCTCGTTTCTGCTCACCTTTGAATTGTTCACCACAGCCAAGAAATGTTTACTTTGAGATTAGTTTGGAAAGCAAACTCCCCCTTAGCATAAACTCTCATCTCAAGTATACACCCCAAGCTTTAGTGCAACCAAAGTGATCATTAAGAGTGGACATAAGGATACTGTAGATTTGCAATAAAAGTCAGACCACATACAACATCATCCAAACATGTGCACACACCTATGTGAAGAGTAAGACTAAACCAAGGAAAGGAAAGACAGATAGTCACCTAGGTCAAGTTCAGAAACTGACTAAGGGTACCAAGAAGGTCCTCTAACCTGAACCTGTAAAGAGGAGAtggaaaccaaaaaaacattttttttaatttttttcagaaCATATGTACACCAACAGAACACACATACACTAGCAGGGGAAGTATTTACTTGTTGTCACACAACCCTATAGCCTTGCACAGACTCAAATGCCTAGCATTGTCAAGTGGTTTAGTGAACAAATCAGCCAATTGTTTTTCAGTTGGAATGAAAGTAAGCTCTAGCAATTTCTCTTCAACCAAGCCACGAATGAAATGATATCTGATTTCTATATGCTTGGTCCTAGAATGCAGCACTGGATTCTTTGAGATGTTTATGGCAGAGGTATTATCACAAAAGAGAGATAACGTACCTTGCTGGAAGCCGTAGTCTGCAAGCATCTGCTTCATCCACATGAATTGTGTGCAACAACTCCCAGCTGCTACATACTCAGCTTGAGCAGTAAAGAGAGAGGTgcaattttgcttcttgttgTGCCATGAAACAAGATTGTTgcctacaaaaaagaaaccaccCGAAGTGCTTTTTCTATCATTTGCATCTCCAGCCCAATCCGAGTCAGTGTATCCTGCAATCTCAACATTTGTGTCAAAAGTGTGCTTAATTCCATGATCAAGAGTCCCAGCAACATATCGAATTATGCGCTTTACTGCTTTGACATGAGATTGTTTGGGATTAGCTTGATACCGAGCACACACACTGACACTATAAGCAATATATGGTCTACTAGCAGTCAAATACATGAGACTACCAATCATACTCCTATAATTGGTTTGGTCCACATTAATACCAGACAGGTCAGCACTGATCTTGCAACTGGTGCTCATGGGAGTGGGGAAGGCAGAGGCCGTTTCCAACCCAAACTTCTTAACAAGGTCATGTGCATACTTAGATTGACAGATAAACAGACCATTTCGGTTTTGCACAACCTAAAGACCTAAGAAGTAGCTTAACTTACCACATAgactcatttcaaattctttcttcatgAGCTCAGTAAACTCATGCAccaaagatgaagaagtagACCCAAACACtatgtcatcaacatatatcTGAGCAATGATAATGTGCTTTGAGGTACATTTGACAAACATTGTTTTGTCAACTGAGCCTCGCACATACCCATGGTCAACAAGTTGATTTGACAATCTCTCATACCAAGCCCTAGGGGCTTGCTTAAGACCATAGAGGGCCTTATCTAACCTATAGACATGGTCAGGATGGGTAAGACTCTGGAATCCTAGGGGCTGTTCCACATACACTTCCTCTTTGAGGATACCATTCAGAAAAACACTTTTTACATCCATTTGATACAAGGTAAATTTCAAATAGCAAGCACAGCAAGTAGAAGACGAACTGACTCAAGTCTAGCTACAGGAGAAAAAGTCTCACCAAAATCTAGGCCTTCTATTTGAGAATACCCTTGCACAACAAGTCTTGCCTTGTTTCGGGTGATAATACATTTTTcatcagttttgtttttgaacacCCAtttggttcctatgacatttTTGTCCTTAGGCCTAGACACTAAATGCCAAACATTGCTTCTTTCAAACTGATTCAACTCGTCTTGCATGGCACTGATCCAATCAGCATCAAGCAAGGCTTCCTTCACATTCTTTGGCTCTATTATTGAAACAAAGCCATAGTATGTGATAGTGTTGATGTCATCTCTATGCATAGCAACAAAACATTTAAACACTGAGAAATTGCTCACCAATCAACCAGTCTTACTCCTGGTCTTTCTTGGTTCAGACACATCCCCAATTACATGGGATAGATCATGGTCCTTCTGTACTTGTCTTTTACCGCTTATGTGAATTGGCGGAATGGCAAGTGTGGCATCTTTCCCAGATCCTGGAACATCTGTGTCATCATCCATCCCTGAGTCATCATCTCCTTAATCAGACTTGGTTTCAGATGAGGTAGGTTCGGCTTCCTGCTCAGACAAAACACACCCATCATTCTTGCAAACAAGAGCATCATTAACAGCCACATTTACTGATTCCATAATTTTGCAGGTTCTCTTGTTATACACCCGATAGGCTCGACTATTTCCAGCATAGCCAAGGAACACACCCTTGTCACTTTTAGCATCAAACTTTGTCAAATACTCTCTGTCCCTATAGATAAAGCAGGGACTTCCAAACACTTTGAGATGAGCGATATTTGGTTTCCTACCTCTCCAGATCTCATAGGGAGTCATGGTTGTTCCAGGTCTAAGAATTACACGGTTTAAAGTGTAACAGGCATTATTTACTACTTCTTCCCAAAACGAATGATTAAGGCCAGATGCAGCTAGCATAACCTTGGATAATTCCACAAGAACcatgttctttctttctacaaTGCCATTATGTTGTAGAGTAATAGGGGCAGAGAATTCATGATGCACACCAAACTCTTcacaataattttcaaaataagaGTTTTCGAATTCAGTACCATGATCTGATCTGATCCTAACAATATGCATgtcatcattcaatttctcATTTGTGACTCTCTTAGCAACACtgtaataattttcaaaagtttcaccTTTGTTAGACAAAAATTTCACCCAAGTGAATCTAgagaaatcatcaacaattacAAGAGCATACTTTCTTCCTCCAATACTTTTAGTTTCAACTGGTCCTACTAAGTCTAGATGCAGCAGTTCAAGAACATGAGTAGTAGGATCAGCATTTAATAGAGGATGAGAGGTTCGAGTCATCTTACCAACTCTACATTCACCACACATACCTTGGGGGATACCTGCAAGCTTTGGTATCCCTCTAACAGCTTCTTTTGAGGACAGCTTCACTATATCCTGATGGTTCAAGTGACACATTCGTATGTGCCAAAGATCTAAGGGTTCCTCACAGATCATAGATCTAAAACATATTTGGGGTGAGAACTTCTCTTTTGCTACAACACAATAGCATTGATCCCTAGTTCTCTTTCCTCTCATTATGCTCTTCCCATTACCATCTAAGACAACACATCTCTGCTTGTCAAAGGTGACTGAGTCATGTTCATCAACAATCTGACTTACACTTAGCAAACTCACTTCTAAACCCTTGACCAAAAGAACATTTTTCAGACACGGGAGACTAGGGGCATTTACTGTCCCGCTTCCCACTATCGGAGCCCGAGCTCCATCCCCAAAACCaacattcccttctggatgaACGTCATCCATGGACAAAAACCACTTAGGATCTCCGGTCATGTGCCTTGAAGCACCACTGTCTATATACCAAGAATCAGCACAACGCGCTGCAAGAGCTGTAAGAGCTACGCGACACACTGCTACTGTTCTAGACTCCTCAACAGACTCTAGGCTAGTCCAGACACGAGACAAGAAACACACAATGTTTTCCTCCTCAGGGTCACTGTCACACTCATCAACAGGCTTCGAATCCGTGTGTGGAGGCTTGAGGGCATAAGGTCTAGAATCCTTCTTCTTAACCCAAGCtaggtttttgtttggttttctaGCTGCGGGAACAGACAGACCCTTAGCTAACCTGGCAAACTCCTGCAGAGATTTCTCTAGAGTGGCTTGAAAAGATGTGAAAAAATTTGCAACTGACTTGTTGCCCTAAAAGCTGGAAAACTCTTGGTTTCTTCTAGGGTATGCATGACTGTTTTAGAGTTTCCTACAAAAAGGTCGAATGTGACCAGGAACACCACAGTGATGACAAGTAGGTTTGGACCTTTTTGGAGACTCGACCTTGTTGGTCACTACTTTAACATCAAGAGC
This genomic window contains:
- the LOC101308341 gene encoding uncharacterized protein LOC101308341, whose protein sequence is MSVYRKYVGGGARHGWSTIYEVVAYAWRDKIYIVSTSFLTGLWAEKRHDRYPRNSRAEPSQDRGQDRNPKGKSSQRSDVCFECKGVGHRAVDCANRRVRPQKALAVTYSDSEENPLSDQEEDTVAFTARVVPVSSLDHVEELVAFIATVSQNETPEDEDDDDRMQKFTELVNASKSMLSKIDILTKDLAKCEKEKVGIQAELLSQQEVWRAEKLSLEKSLSGLKAEKLALEVSLKESQQQFSRFSIGSEKLTKICGMGRLDKNKHGLGFETGENSKNGGTVFVKSKALDVKVVTNKEFARLAKGLSVPAARKPNKNLAWVKKKDSRPYALKPPHTDSKPVDECDSDPEEENIVCFLSRVWTSLESVEESRTVAVCRVALTALAARCADSWYIDSGASRHMTGDPKWFLSMDDVHPEGNVGFGDGARAPIVGSGTVNAPSLPCLKNVLLVKGLEVSLLSVSQIVDEHDSVTFDKQRCVVLDGNGKSIMRGKRTRDQCYCVVAKEKFSPQICFRSMICEEPLDLWHIRMCHLNHQDIVKLSSKEAVRGIPKLAGIPQGMCGECRVGKMTRTSHPLLNADPTTHVLELLHLDLVGPVETKSIGGRKYALVIVDDFSRFTWVKFLSNKGETFENYYSVAKRVTNEKLNDDMHIVRIRSDHGTEFENSYFENYCEEFGVHHEFSAPITLQHNGIVERKNMVLVELSKVMLAASGLNHSFWEEVVNNACYTLNRVILRPGTTMTPYEIWRGRKPNIAHLKVFGSPCFIYRDREYLTKFDAKSDKGVFLGYAGNSRAYRVYNKRTCKIMESVNVAVNDALVCKNDGCVLSEQEAEPTSSETKSD